In the Necator americanus strain Aroian chromosome X, whole genome shotgun sequence genome, CTGGTGCGCTGCCCGTTTATTTCGGTGTTATTGCAGCGATATTTGGACACTGTGGAACCGAACACTGCCGAACACTCCCACCCAGTCAAGAAAAACGAAGGACAACGGAGAAAGCAACAATAAAGGAACAACAACATAAAGTAGGGCAGAATACACTGGTGTGTAAAACTTATGGACGATATAGGTAAAGTAAAATGCGGGAGTATATTGTCAAAGGTCTCTCACTCGTGCACAGAACACCTCCACTGGCGTTATATTCACGCTGACCTCACATGGCGTGAGGTCAGCGTGAATATAACGCCAGTGGAGGTGGCCTCGTAGCACGAAACAGTTGAAGTAACGGGAAAAGACTGAGCTCATCAGCGAACAGTTACGCACTGTCGTGGTGTTCTTCACTACAACTTATGGTTGACTTCACACGGAGAAGAATCATCGTGAAACTGGAAGGACGGAGTGTGACGTCTGTAGCCCAGGAGTTTGGTATCGTTCACAGCATTGTTTCACGGTGTCTAGAGCGTTCCGAACCACAGCCACCGCTTTCCGAAGGAGACGAGGTGGTCGACCACGGTTAACTGCAGCAGCAGCAGACATCCACTACATTTTGTAAAGGCAAGAGCTGGCAGGACTGCAAGGCACGCAACTCACTCTCTACAGTGGCACGGCTGCATGGAGGTGGACTCTTTGCCCAAGAACCAGTACGTTGTGCTCCGTTGATTTCAGCAAATCGGCGGCACCGTTTGCGATGGTGCTAAGAGCATAGGGTCTGGAGCACGAGGAGTGAAGTTGGGTGCTGTTCTCGGATGAGAGTAGACTCAGTCTGAGTAGTGGTTCTAGACGTACTTTCATATGTCGAGAGGAGGAAACACATAATACACTCGGGAATATTGTCGAACATGACCGTTTTGGTGTTCCAGTTATGGTGGAGAGAGGCATAATACTGCAGGAGTGTACTCACCTCAGAGTCTTTGAACATGGTACAATCACCAGTCAACGTTACTTTGACACTGTACTCCTTTCCCATTTGCGTCTTTTTAGGGGTGTATTTGGGCCTCTTAATTTTTCTGTGACAATGCGCGACATCGAAAAGCACTAACGGACATGGGTCCCTTCTTGCCCGTTGCACAATGTAGCGGTCATCTTCCGCCGTAGTTAACCGTGGTCGACCACCGCCTCTTCTTCGGGAAGCAATGGCTGTGGTTCGGAACGCTCTAGACCCACGTGAAACAATGCTGTGAACAATACCAAACTCTTGAGCTACACTCGTCACACTTCGTCGTTCCGGTTTCACCATGATTCTTCCCTGTGTGTAGTCATCCAAATGTTGTAATGCAGAACACCACCACAGTGCGCTTTTGCTCGCTGATTGAAACACACTGTCTTACTCCGTTCTTTCAACTACATTGTGTTATGGGCCATTCCCATCTGGCGATGTAGTCACGCGAACATTACGCCTAGTGAAGTCCAGCTTTCTGTTCACGACTGGGGGACTCTTCTTGCAGCATACTCGCGCACATTCACTATTTTCCAGTGAGTTGTTCGAGTTGCTAGAGGTCTCGCAGTCGTGTACCTTACTACATATTCCGACAGTGGTGGCGCTGCATAGTTTCATCGGTAATGGATCCTTGCGTTGGTTATGTCgattggtgatttttttacttgttGCCGCGGCGGAATATTGAGGCGAGGGAAGAATGAGGGATTTGAATAGTTGAAGAGTAGATTGAATATCTTAGATGAGGGTGAATTAAGTAAATGATACTTTGCAGTTGTCTTTTCTTGAAAGGCGGGTTTTCAGGCTCTCCCATTGCAAAGTAGCGAATTGTGGATTAGACCACACTTCGCGCATTTTATTCCGCAGTGACCTCCAGCATGCTGCAGTTGTAGGCAGCGCTCGCATAGTTGCAATTCAGCAGCCTGTAGTGCTTTCGACACAGAGTTAGGGTAACGATTACAAATGTTAGTTGTGTGGCTATCCAGATTGTGTGCAGTTGAGAAGAAATTATAGGAGGATTTAGGTGTGAAGCGTTCTAGCAGTTCGACGCATGCATTCTCAATAGAATGTAACTAACCTGGTAGTTCCAATTGTGTTTCTGACCATACGATCTACGGCTCTCAGAGCTTTGGCAATAGGAGCGTATATGTCAGATACGTTTCTACTGGGATTGTCGAAACCATCATAGCGTTCATCATAAAAGTGATGACTATGGTGGAGTCACCCTCAGTTTTTATGCCTGGAGGAATATCTCCACACAGACAGCAACTAACTGGCCTGTGTTTAGAGAAGGTTCCAAATGTGACATGAGATGTCATTTTTATGTACACTAgccatatttatttattaatttattaatttattaatttattatttatttattatttatttatttatttatttatttatttattcaaacacctacaggtgtgccataaaacaggaaaaagaacaagatggaacagagttcactagaatttcgcttgaattttacacaacaaggctggccctttaaagcatgaggagtggtgggttggcaggtcattctcctgctacagagggtgaaaaatcctcacgcgagatccttttcccagacccaGAATGCTACGGTAGATAACCGgataccagggtttgggtgaccaacttaacctcgaacggaggaGTCCGTACGGGACCCTGGGCGAACGGGTGGGGGGACCTCAAGCGCAAgggctcaccaactttgctatccttaAATGGCTTTCCACCACCAGGAGTGAATAAGGACCAATTGCAGGGACGAATTGAAAATAcatatacatgcatacatatatacatgtgTTTGTCAAGCTCATTTGAAAGCATGAAGGTTGGTTCTGCCCGTGTTCGCCCATGTCAAGAGCGGTTTGGATTATAATCCACAGTGTATTTCAACGTAGTATTATAAGTGTGGGGCCGCACAGGTAGGTCACACCAACTAAAAATGTGACACTACTGCAGTTAGTGCTGTGTCCCAACgcttttctttattatctcCAACATTGGTGAGAGGTCTGGAATGTCGATGTTATTTGCCAAACCTTTCTCGAATGTTTTCAGGTCaaggttttgaaaaaagtgacctTGGTGATATTGTAGGGTGGTAGTTAAATAATCTCTGTAGATCAAACGTAGCTTTTGACGCGAAATTTGTCGTTCTCTACTGCATGATTGAATTCTGAGATTGTTCTTGATATCCCGTTAGTCGGAGTTGAATGTACACTAAATACTTGAGTTTTGGATCTTCCCTAATGCATGTCACGAGTAcggagaaatgaagaatttatttGATTGCTACATTGCAAAGAATATTCCAGTCGTCAGGACGTATCACGGAACGTTGATAGTAATAGAGCATCCCAAGCGCGTCATCTTTCGCTGTGGCGAAGTTTTTATCCATTCAGAGAGAATATGGCTATTGCAGAGTTACTGTCGTTGAATGTTCATCTACCGAAGTAATATGGATAATAAGAGTACCATTGGTTTTCTTTATGTTGTGAATCGCAATTCCTACGCACATTTCTATGACTGGTTTCTAATTTAGACTGCTGAGAATTGATAGGTTACGTCATTTTGAGGCGAATGCATGAACGAATAATCTGGTAGTGATAGGAGACAGCTGCATTGGAATCCGCCACAATTATGAACGCTGGCCGAGTACCCAGGATGGGGCTTGGGGTGCGGGGTAGGGGTAGCTGCGAAAACCGGCTGGCCGCCGCTGACCTGCCCTCAGCGCtgcgctcctccgcgtaattacggctgccgcccCACCAGGAAGGCATCCTCCACGAACGCTTTACACCCCGCCCCCTATTTCTCTCTAACCAACGCCgagcgcgacgttcgcgctgCGACAGAGCGGTGGAAAATACGAATTTGGTGGGGACAGGAGTGAAAAGCGAATTAACGCAGGAAGTTCTGATCTACGAATATGGTAAACCGAGCGCATATTATCggaaattaaggagaaaaagtagatccttctaaaCAATTAAAAGATGTATAATCAGCGGCATAGCATAGAGTATCTAAGAGTAAAAGTTTTAATGAGCGATAAGAGTGATATGCATGACCTACATTGACcttatttgagaaatttcatacAAATAAAGACTATCTCAAAAAGATActgcagggaaaagaatagcATGCATGTATTTCCACtcatttcacacatttcacgtCCTAACCGTTCTATATAAACTCGCGGTGCATGATTATGTTTGCCATGatgtcattcaacgaattcattCTCAGCTTTCAATTGCAACCTCTTTCATtaatattaacttacaagtatACTTTATCTagagtttcaaacaacatcgAGTACCACGCgcactttcctttccgtttgattttaaaagcgcataaTAAGAGCTGCGGGAGCGGCGAAAAAAATGCGTCGTAAGAGCACCGGACGTGGCGAAATGGGTGGGGCGTCAGCGAGACATAGCACAAGAGCAGCAGTCAGGCTTCTTTAGCGATTATAATGCTGTCAGGAGTCGCGCGGAAACCTAGACAAATGAGAATGTTTTATAGGAAGGTTTGCGCGCGAAAACAATTATCTTTTTTGGAGATCctctagctttttttctgaaggttagttgaggaaaatttgagaattttagcACATTTCCCAGCTTTTTCTTGACTAACTTTTGAGAGAAtgatacaaaaaaattaataaataaaactgaatTATAATAGGAAAAGTCTTCCTCTGCAACATATTTTGAACCGAATTAGTTTTCATTAAGTATGAGCTGAGTTATTGGGCTTTGTTCGAGCTCATGCACATTTTGACGCGCAGCCAAAAATCCGAATCTTAGCACTTTTCTTCGTTGCGAGATTACGGTGACGcggttgaaaaatattttgccaTATTTTGCTGGAGCATCAAGGATAACTCTtgtctgcagtttttttttatctttaggTGTCCTAGTTCTTTCTAAAGTGACTTGGGAAGAATGCAGAAATTAGGGGAgaaattcatcatttttttcagctgggtttcaaaaaaaaattgaagagctAGAAAAAACCAAACCTTGCTGAAGTATAGACAAAATCTGTCCCCACAACACAGCAAAATTGTATTGCATGAAACCTACTACTGTGAGCGCCGTTACGTAGCAACAGGTAGAGCCTACTTTGCATCAATTTTATGCCTATATCAAGCTGTGgatgtcttttttcacttAGTAATAAATCACTTAATAATATTTGCTGAACTCAGCTCCTcagcacgttcatagactgAGACATGCTGTCAGCAAGAgaccaccgaccgagtcggaggttctggtctgtatccaaatgatgaaagaaagaaaggaagtctGCTGGAGGTGATGGAATTACCGCAGAAATACTGAAATCGCTTCCTCTATCTGGGATTTttcgagctcgcaaggctttgcagagaggcgataaaggaagaataCTGAAAGACCTTAAAGAAAGAGCAGAAGTTGTggttgaagctgcagaggcggggaaaagcatccgctatgcctgtcgagacttcgccagtcgcaagacgaggatgactgctctccggaacccgaagggaacaaccactGCATCGAGTAAGAGAATGGAGagaatcatctacgacttccactctgatctctttgacagccatgtccacttgcttCCTCACcgtctgagggaagacggacatgtcattccagaggttctcccgtccgaaatacgataTGTTATTATgacggtaagaaatcgtatgGCACCCGGTctcgacagaataagaccagaacaactgaagaaccttccgccagtaatcatcaacaccctggcgaggctctttacacgttacctgtcggaatgcaaggttcctaaacagtggaagaccagcaagacagtgttgctgtataaaaagggagatccacatgacatcggcaactatcgcccaatctgcttactgtccgtcatctacaaactCTTTACAAGAATGATGcgtaataggattgaaaaagtcttttatgaaggacagccatgcgagcatgcagggtttcgaaaaggattcagcacgataggccacattcacactgtttcgaaactcatcgaggtatcacgagagtacaagatgccgctctgtctcaccttcaccGACTtaaagaaagccttcgactcagttgagacggaagcggtcgtggaagccttggacaaccaaggcgtccctactcagtacataaaggtacttcgagagttgtacagtaacttcacgaccggaatttcgccattccataagaatatcatcattgacgtgaagaggagggtccgacagggtgatacagtctcacccaaaatattcacagccaccctccaGAACGCAACGTGAAAGTTGGAAttggacgacatgggagtgaaggtcgacggtcggcagctacactatttgcgctttgctgatgacatcgcactgataacacctagcatcaaccaagcggaacgaatgctgatcGAATTCGACgtaacatgtggatgcatcggtttTCAGGTGAGTCTGCAAaaaacgatgttcatgcgcaacggatgggtctcggatgccccattcacgctctacggaacgaacatatcctaATGCAagagctacgtttatctgagtcgggaattgaacatgatgaacgacctgacccccgagctgggcaggagacgagcggcttggggaacGTATAAGAGCACCGACGATGTAgtgaagaccaggaacactcGGCCCcctgctcacctcttcaaccccaccgtacttcctgctttgacttatgcttcggaaacctgggcatttcgcaagcaggaagaaaacgtcgTTGAACGCACAGTTgggagtgatgctaggagtatcccgttccACGCAAATGAGAGATGGGATTCGAaattctctcctacgtcagcaatcgaagattagagagccgtttgccaaagaaagtaaaataaggtgcgCAGggcacgtgatgcgctttaacgagaaccgttggaccagagacgtgagcgactgggttccccgcgatagtaggcacactacaggaagaccaccgacccgatggtcagatttcttcacgaagtctttcaaagaaaattatgatgctctccGTGTTCCACGCGAAAAGCGGAACCACTGAACGACTCTGGCACCCgatcggaacaaatggaagaattactgccgctcgctcgaccagttcgaagatcagcgGGAGTCAAGGTTATCAAGGTGAAGAAAGTATTCGTTGTGGATCCTATAAACTGCCGAAGAAATCCACTGTTGAATGTTATGTGCAAAGATTTGGAGCTGATTATTTTGCATCGGCTGTTCTTGCTCAATTTCCCCACCGATGACACCATGCGAAGAGCAGctgatcagtgtcctgccgacatcgtcTAAGCGCCATGAGCCCCTTGATCTCTAGTATGTCGATGATGTTATCACAGAAAACGCTATCGCGACAAGCAGCGCGAAACTTCACCATGCTGTCAACCTTGTACCGGAGCTGCCTTCTAGCTAGCATATGAACTACCTGATAAGTGTAGGCAGATGTGGGTGTCTTCGAGACCTCCAACGGGAGTCAGGGTGAACGGGcaaccgatcgaactcgtcgatgagttctgttatctgGCAtttatgctgaagaacaacggcagctacaaGTGTGGTATACAGCAGAGGTAGCCTGAGGACTGGTTTGCATTCAAGTCCTTGACCAAGCGTTTTTAGTCAACTTTCGTCGCCCACGAAGCCTGCTGCGAGTTTGTTCATCCGCAATTCGCACCATCACGATGTACGTATCGGACATTTGAGCAGCACCATCTTCGGTGATGAAAAGCTTTGTTGCAGGAAAGGAAGCAACTTGGACACTTCTTCGCTACTTGTAGGCTAGGATATagcacaatgaagatctttatgcAGAAGTCGATGTGGTGTGAAAGAGGATGACATGTGGAAggtatcaacatcttgcacaaCAATCGAAAGTGGGTACAGAAAATCGTCCGTTTCCTTGGTCATACATTAAGGAGACCAGGAAATCACCTTGTTCAACGATATCTTATGTTCAACGGATTCAAGTTGAAAGAGGACACCTGGATGGAAACGggagttctggactgaggtggtgaaaggaGCGTGAGGATACTTGGCGTTGATAAACAATTTGCACGAGACGTTAGGTTTCGCAGAACAGGAAATAGCAACGAGTCGATCGATTCTGTGCAAAATGTTGACTGAAAATAGAGAACGTTAGGGCTCAGAAACGTCACACCCTTGCGTGAATGTGCGCAATCACGTCAGACGACAATATATTAGCCAGTTAAGTATTATTGTGTtgggaaagtatctgccgaaaatttcgcagtagcgcagattttttgagatgttctggaagttcccgtttaatattactactattactactacttgacttacttacttaatCGGTGGCCAATGTCATcgtctgacgcgattacccgcatcttcgccgaggtgtgccgtccttgaacacagctctgcccaaccttctgcgagagcttacacagaatcaatccatttgtcgctattccatattctgcgaaacgttacgtctcgcctgaactgcctatccacgccgagtgtcctcaggtcctctttcaccacctcagtcctgaacttccgttttcggccaggtggcttcttccagctcgaacccgacgaactcctcagaactcgttgaacaaggcgatctgccggtctccttaatatatgaccaaagaagcgaagacgatttactttagccactttcgatggcggtgcaagatgttgatgtcttccacgtgtcatccgccggtataccacatcaatttctgtgtAAAggtcttcattgtgacataccctaggccaaaagtagccaagtagccgtctaagcagctttcgttccgtgcagtcaagcctctccataaccgttgatggtgctgcccaagtctccgatccgtacatcatgatggggcgaattgcggataggtagactcgcagcttgacttcgttggtgatgggggtcgatcacagacatttcgttaaggagttaaatgcagaagtgtcCTTAGCGCATCtgtgctgaacatctctctcatagctgccgttgtttttcagcgtacagcccaggtagcagaactcatcgacgagttctatcggttgtccgtccaccctgattcccgttcgaggtctcgaagagatccacatctgcttgcatttatcagggcttagacgtagtccataggctgcagccagcttcgatacaaaattgacaaaattttgaagtttcgtactgctttccgcgaatataacaacatcgtcggcgtactcgagatcagtcaaggggcaccctgatggtgctaagacaatgtcggcaggacactggtcaactgttcttcgcataatgtcgtcgatggcaaAATTGAATacgaagggtcctgccactgcgcCTTGTCTTAcgccagttaccacttcaaacggtgttttacatccggctggtgttcgaactgcagcagttgttcgttgattcatgtcatcaagcaagcgaacgaactttcctggtactccgtCGGCGCTGAGCGCGTTGAAAAGACGGCCTCGgcgaggagagtcgaaagcggcttcaaagtccagaaacgcttaTTGCATTATCTTCGAATatcgctgccagatttcgatcactctcttgacgatgaacacctgttCAATCGTAGAtgggccaggacgaaagccagcttgctcgtcgcgcgttgtttcttcgcgatttttaatgagtcggtccaggataatgcgctccaataccttgtacataacacgcagcaaagagattcctcgataattcctggggtccgtgacggataacttcttgtggagggaaattatgatagcgtgcctccacgaatcaggtgtcctttcgtctatccatattggacggatgatctttgtcatctcacgaatcccagacggaggaagatattttagcatttctgcgctaatcccgtcgtctccaccagattttccattcttcattttctgaatacagaccaggacctccgacacggtcggtggctcttcgttaaccgcatacgtcggtctatgaacgtgttcgagttcaggagttgACGGTGCTagtcggttcagcaaggtcttgaagtgttctctccaaattggaaggattgcttcaccgacaggtACTCCATTGGCAttgttgaggacaggagaacatcttttcattttgccgctatactgtttcagTAAAGCacaggctttccgcgggttcctgtcctcccacgcttTCTCatactccatcgctcttgacgtccactcgttatcacggtcttgttgcagttgacgacgcagcttccttctaagacgcttttcctggctGAAGTCATCagtgctgcgcgcgacacatacagaattgtacgtggattttgtttccgccatgtcgattttcggttgaagaggaactcctcggtttctcttgtgaagccgtatcttgaagctgaggagaactggacggtggtcagggtcgaacgcgacgttccaaacagctctagactttcggatatctgactgaggaatgttcctcacCAGAACGTAGTcaagctgaagcttaagagtcctcatcttccacCTGCGCTGCTCCTCAGGCGttaaagggttgacccctgccacgtgagctgatggcgtcgatgattcctcttaaacgtggaagcgatgatgaggcccgtctgttcgcacaagtcgaccagacggtcaccgttgtccgacgtactctccgctggataataccattttcctagcatatcggattgctgttcgagtcccatcttcgcattttcgtcgattccgacaatgactacctgctggcttggtattttagacatcaacgcattgagttcatcatagaaggagtccttattgttgtcctcagcggtttccgtaggtgcgtgagcacttacgatccagagtttacgtcttctgcgatcccgcagtcgtgcaaaggcgcatctagacgacgttgagccaaattcctccaccaggttcttgcaatcgttcctcacagctatcgcgcagccaccgactttgttctcatcagcatcgccgtactatatggtgtaattttcgatgctgatggtgggccgatctctcatgcgtgtttcctgcagtgcaacaaatggcacacagagatatcgcagaagtctgaatagagcggcttgttggagttcactcgatagtgttcggcagttcagcgtgacgaaacgaatggttgttgccaaagattccatgctcccttcaggcaggtgacctttcaggttatgggctttgacgatgtgctggacgacagcacctttttgcaatgtatgggaagctttcgccatatgacagtgcaggttatgtagctcgtacgttcccaatgcgtacactcgaacgcctgattgcgtttagttaaagcagggccgccacgtgcaggtagcaatcagactcgtatacgcggccccattactactactattaaatttattatatagGGACgtttgtatacacataacatatctggctccctcttcgttgcctatttcatcctataaaggccgaacattccacccatattcgacacgtactcctttacgagttcgaatctggccaccccgctgctgaagcccatcgaaacttaagtcaagcATTCGtcactgaagccccttctgagcggtctgtacgcgcctggttccagcgcttcaaagccggaaacaagaaactcgaggatgagcctcgctctggtcggcCGACTGCAAtgtcgttcgacgaactgaaggaTCTGTCGGAGCAGCATCCTTGTGAaagtgtgcggtattttgctgtcagtcttggctgttcgctgtccaccgtgagcaatggactacgatctctcggaatggtgaagaAGTTCGGTCTGTGGCTCCCACATGtgttgagcgacggcaaccgccgaagacgcctggacatctgcactcaactgctctccagaagcctcagattcgactggctggacaccattgtcactggagatgaaaaatggctcctctacgtcaaccacacccacaaacgtgagtggtgcgctggcgatgaagtGCCGGATCcatttcgtgaaaggtgaaatccatgagaagaaggtcatgctgagcgtctggtggaGAGTTCAcggaatctaccgtttcgaactgctgccggacaacatgACAGTTACTGctgaggtctactgcgctcaactgcaaacactagccgacaagatccgcaaggaacacccgaagctcgacaacgtgcacgataacgcgcgccctcacatcgcgaagaagacttcccagaagattctggagctcggatgggaagttctgcCGCACACACCATGCAGCCCAGAACTGGTcccgagcgactaccacctcttccgatcgtttcagcatcacctggaagagaagcgctacgcaGCGctatgatcgtgaccacctcgaaaatgaccttcgggctttcttcgccaccaagtcgccggagttctacgccaaaggaatccgtgatcttgtgagacgttggcagagtactgtcgatgttgatggagattatttcgtcgaattaTAAAATGTTgctaaaaagttgtgttgttttgaaattttgccgtatttcggcagatactttccgaacaccctaatattaGAAATTATCATATATCAAGTTCTATGAGTTATATATATTAAGTTGGACAGTCTTATCactatttgtcattttttctgtttcatttttttctactcagcTTACAATAGAAACTAATCAGTAATATAATCACCATTATTAACTACAACAGTGTCCTAGCTAATGGACAGGTCAGCGATGCCTTTCTTCCAGAACTAGGAAGTCGAAGAAGTGGCTTACCGCCCGTTCGACTTCTGCAAACTtgatgaagattttcttagttAGGAAAGCCTTGAGGGTCCAGAATAAGTGGTAGTCTGAGGGGCCAAAGTCGGGAGAATAGAGGGATGGGGCATCGTGTCCCAGCCTAACTACTCCAGTTTTTCGTGGGTCTCCTTAGCTACATGGAGCCTAGCGTTATCGTGGAGGA is a window encoding:
- a CDS encoding hypothetical protein (NECATOR_CHRX.G24330.T1) is translated as MGFDDVLDDSTFLQCMGSFRHMTVQAEHSTHIRHVLLYEFESGHPAAEAHRNLSQAFVTEAPSERSVRAWFQRFKAGNKKLEDEPRSGRPTAMSFDELKDLSEQHPCESVRYFAVSLGCSLSTVSNGLRSLGMVKKFGLWLPHVLSDGNRRRRLDICTQLLSRSLRFDWLDTIVTGDEKWLLYVNHTHKREWCAGDEVPDPFRER
- a CDS encoding hypothetical protein (NECATOR_CHRX.G24330.T2) — encoded protein: MGFDDVLDDSTFLQCMGSFRHMTVQAEHSTHIRHVLLYEFESGHPAAEAHRNLSQAFVTEAPSERSVRAWFQRFKAGNKKLEDEPRSGRPTAMSFDELKDLSEQHPCESVRYFAVSLGCSLSTVSNGLRSLGMVKKFGLWLPHVLSDGNRRRRLDICTQLLSRSLRFDWLDTIVTGDEKWLLYVNHTHKREIHEKKVMLSVWWRVHGIYRFELLPDNMTVTAEVYCAQLQTLADKIRKEHPKLDNVHDNARPHIAKKTSQKILELGWEVLPHTPCSPELVPSDYHLFRSFQHHLEEKRYAAL
- a CDS encoding hypothetical protein (NECATOR_CHRX.G24331.T1); protein product: MTVTAEVYCAQLQTLADKIRKEHPKLDNVHDNARPHIAKKTSQKILELGWEVLPHTPCSPELVPSDYHLFRSFQHHLEEKRYAAL